DNA from Malus sylvestris chromosome 11, drMalSylv7.2, whole genome shotgun sequence:
atgtgtttaaataaagtactaaacaTATTTAAGAAATTACATCTAgtactataaataaataagaaattacataaagtactacaaataaataagaaattacataaagtactataaataaataagaaattatataaagtactaaaaataaagatgaaattacaagtactaaaaataaagaagaaattaaataaagtactacaaataaatatgaaattatacaaagtctgtggagctaggatatgtggtgctaggatcttcgTTGCTAGGATCTATGTAGCTAGAACCCCTCGACTTGTTTCTGCGTCTCTTGCATGCCTCCTTAGCACCACGTCTCTTTTTtccgatgtccaaaaatattttgaattcgaAGACATTCCTACTAGAGGCTTGTTCATAGTGTCACGATCTGCTAGAGCCATAATTTCTTCTCTGAGCATCTCGTTTTCTTGATTAAGTGCTTCTCTAATCATCTTGTTTTCTCGATTAAGTATTTCTTGTTGACTCTCAGCCGCCGCATCATGTCTCTCTTGTAGTGTCTACAAAATGTGGGTAAGACAATATTATAAAATGCaggtgtaacacaaataaataaattaaaatattgtcacttgatccgctaaacttgtcccactatGCAAATTACTGAAAGCAATCGAGAGAGCATTTTTCTAACTAGTAAAGGATatgttgagttttttccaacaaCCTTGAAGCCTTTGACTATTTATGGCGCCTTTTCCAAGCCTAGTGCAAAACGCTTCTGTAATTCTACTCCACATTACTCTCAACTCCATTCATTAAACGGGTCATGAGTAATTTGAACCCAGCATttacacaacgtaacatcttcgaTGAGCTTCCACACAAccatttttttcacacaaaaagtatatgaaagctttggttgaaagtgttgaaaatattaaaatgtggtgtaaggtgggagattagggttaggtatttatagaaaaaaaaaattaatttttttctatttttttatcaatttttaataattttaatttagttaattaatctggatcattggatttgaaaaagattcaaatccaacagcccagatgttgacacatggccaacggtcataattTTGACCGTTGtgccttttaaaaaaaaaatttggggcgAAAAACGTGGATCGTTGATCTCTTGATTGAATGGCTCTGATCACACCACGTCACTAGCCGTTGgttttcaaattcaattttttttaccattggaaatccaatggTCCAGAAAAcaagccgttggaaatccaacgaccTAGAACGAGCCACATGGCTTATACCCGTGCCCTCTGTAGCGCCTGCAATGGCAGGCTCCACTGCCTGTTTTCGGTCGAGAACGCACGCCTACGCGCACTTGTTTCCCATGCGCCtgatgcaaaaaaaaatatcagtgTGATGTGATGTCACACTAGCGTCAGCATAACGTCACATAGGCTAGCTGATTGTTCAGCACATTTTGGGCCGGCCTATGACCTAGCTTAGGCTGATGGCCAACCTGGAGTGTTTTAGGGGGATGCCAGTCCATTTTTCACACTTTAAGCCAGCCTACCCCttggggtggacttgctcttatgtAACCTCTATTTAATAGATTTCAGAATTACCCAAATTTATTCTCTATATCCGATCATTTCTTTATCACTGTCTCTCCCCTCCTTGTCGGTATGCACAACAACGTGCTTAACCGCATTGGATACCATCTTGGGCGTTGGGCAGGGAATAACATATGCCATTGGAAGTAATCAAGAATTAAccatttgataaccatttttagtttttagcttTTGGTTTTACTTCTCTgaaaatcaaaaattaaaattttgttcggtaattatttatttaatttttaaaaaaattgagcaAGTAGCCCTCTTCATCACCACAGCATGAGTTCGAATCTCGTCGACTCCCTAAATtaacatctaatttaacaaatttatcatttagcacaaaaaaaaatgaatacttAATCTAGCGGTCAAACGGGTTATTTGGTAgtttctcaaactttaaattcattagtttccaaaaaaaaaaatgaaaaactttaAATTCATTATGAATACTTAATCCCTCTGAAGTGAGAGTATGTCATGTCTTAGAGAAAAATTAGATGATAAAACAGTGGCGGATTCAAAATTCTAATATCACGGAATTGCAGTGTAAATTGTTTACATTATTTAAAGACCGAAATAGCATGCACATCGTGTAATTTATTCTTTGGTATCTTGAATGAGGCATGCCATAGGTATCTTTCATCAGATGTTATGACATTGTCGATATCTGTCAAAATCTACAGAGGCCTGTCGTCGATATTTGTCAATAGCTGCCACAGCGTGCTATTGAATCATGTCAAGCATCTGCCGAGTCTGCCGAGCAAACATTTCATTGAACGGTTGGTGGGCATTTCTAGGTCCAAAATCAGATAGCCATATGGTTCTTatagacaaggattgtctgcccttccacttccggtgccctcccgtgcccttctgttttgtgtggtcacagttaagccacgtcaacattttatattatttttttatagagataataagacaaaaatgaatagtaatataaaatgttgacgtggctcaatcatgaccacacaaacaggagggcacgggagggcACCAGAAGTGggaaggcagacaatccttgtcccgtTCTTAAAGGACCTTTCCAGCTCCGTACGGTCCCGGACCCAGTAGGTCTCCTAATGGATCCACACTTGGGTCAAAGAAGCATTTTAATGTTTTAAACTTAACTCTTGATATCAAATCCAAGGATACATGAACATAAATTCTTAGTCACCTGATTAACAAGAGAACAAGGCTAATAGATATTTAAAATACTTCAAGTGGCGATTACATTTCCGAAGaatgtaaaaaaaaagtgaaggtTACATAACTTAAGAATTATAACAAAACATATGGGAATGTAAACATGTTCATTTTAGAATATAACTGTGTATAATGAAATCTACTGAATGTCGTAACCATTGGAAATGGATGTAAGAACTTCATCAAAGTTGATGACATTTTTTCTCTTTAGAAAATGAGAGTACCAATGAGCAGAGAGTTTAGGTTGTCTTTTCAAATCAGGGTCTTCCAAATCCACGTAGTATAGGCCGTAGCTCGATTCATAGCCGTCTAACAGTTCAAGAGAATCCAAGAAGGACCATGTTAAATAACCTCTTGAGTTTGATCCATTCCTTCCAAAGTAAAATAGGATAATTAGTATTTTAGACGTAGTATTTCCTATGGTGAAAAATATATCTAGCTTGACTATCCCTATATTTACATAAACACTTGCAttaaacattttcatttggacTCGTCCAGTTAGCTTTGCAACATGGAGAGGTCACAAGATAAATCATATATACCTTATAGCTTCAAGCAAAGATTGGATGTGCCCTTGCAAAAATTTCACCCGCCCCCAGTCCTCCAAAGATGAATTGCGTCGAGTCCGTTGACCTAATGTTTAATACAGATAAAGAAGGAAAATGATAAGCAGATAATGGAAACTACTGCATGGAAAGAGCCAAAAGTTAAGCTCTAGTACCAGGAAATATAATGTAGAGTTTGAAGCAAAATACACGCAACGCATGCTTGGTCAGTAGATATGGGGAAATCTTAAATAAAACTTATTTGAGAGTCTCTCAATCGAAGCTCCCTCTATATATCTACATTTCCCTATCATGTTATACAACACTACACATTCAAATAGCACTGCTTGGGTTCAAATTTAAACCCCTGTACTATCCAtttacagaagaaaaaaaatcaccaCATGGATGATGCAGAGAGATACTTTCCACGCAACAAAataaccgagagagagagagagataccatTTTCATGGATATATATAGGAGGATTGCCATAATTTTCCTTGATATATTCCAACAGTTCTTGCAGGCCCCAGGGAGTTATTGGATACTGATTCAAACAACACGATCACTAGTGCTCCGAAATTAATCCATAAGTAGTATTGAGCCGGTTCTACTTTATATTATGTTCAAGATTTTACCTCAAATGTTGTTGTACCATTGTCCAGTGCTGCAAATGGAATTAAACAAACTTTAGTAAGCTCAAAGGATTGCAGCTAAGCATCTAAACAAGAATAAACTCTCATAAGTTCACGAACTAGGTGTTAGACAAGAGTCCACAGTACAATGTATCAGTAATTATCTTAAAATATTCTCTATGTAATTTACCACGTATAGGACTCTTGTTGTTAATGTATTATAAAACTTGTATACGTTGATGAATGAAAGCAAACAATTCCAACATTTCCTCTACCTGTCAATTATTTTTTCACACATTTCATCGACTTATTAATGACATGTCATGGACACATCGGTCATTAAACTAAGGAGCGGACATCATGCAGAAAGAATTTCACTACATACGTATATGTATAAGAAAAAACTTACGCGATATCTTTATTGCTGAGTCTGCCATAAAGTCTCTGGTTTCCATCTTTAAAGTGCTTGAGTAGTCCTTGATGTTTAATATGTTATAataattcaatccaatgaaGTCAAATGAACCCTTGACAATTCGGGACTCAAGACTAGTAAAAACAGGAATTCTAGAGCCTACTATCTTTTTCATTACATCAGGGTAATCTCCAAACACCAAGGGATTCAAAACCCTacaaaaggaaacacacacattGGAATTACAGGTACCTAAAACGGCATTATGTTTTGGACAAGTGAGAAATATATATAGATgaaaagatgagtactcaacaTCTGACTTACCAACCAAAGTAGAAGTCCATGGCTCTTTGGGTGGCAAGTTCATCTTCAATAGTTTTTGTTAGAGGAACAAACCAATAGGCAAAAACATTGATTCCTATATATCCATGCTGCTTGTCCTGCATATCTCAAAAATTTCTCTGATCaacctatatttttttttcatgaaaagtCTAAGTTTATATAGGAACCTCATGTTACATTATTACTAGTATTGGAACCTCATGTTACATTATTACTAGTATTGATATGTAACTTGCTATAAATAGAAAGGGGTGTTGGTATTTGGTTTTATGAGTCTGAGAAATCATGTTTTAAGGGAATTTGACGTGCGTCTGACTTATGAGTGTTTTTATTGTGTACTACTAATTATCACAAAGATAAAAGTTCTCGAAGCCCTTGACAGCGATGAGTTTGAGAATTACCTGGTACATTTTCTTGTACAATCTAGCAGCTGATGCATGAGCTAACAAGGTATAATGAGCTGCCATGTATGGCTCTGTTGAGGAATTACCCCTAGAACAATTGACACCAAATGGAGCAGAACATCGCTGTGGTGGAAGAAATCCAACATCGTAACCCCCAAGTATAAAAACATTAGGCTCATTCATAGTAGTCCAATGCAAAACTCTATCCCCGAAATTTTTGAAGCACGCATCTGCATATGTAGTGAAGTCTTTTCTGCATCCACAAAAGTGTTCCATCACGATCATCATGGATCCCCCATTTCTGCATGTCCCATTTTAAACTCATCAATAAAGTTAGGAACTTACACAATTTTTCGACTAACCCATCCTCCATACTCATCATCAAGTGCCTGTGGGAGATCACTGTGGTGTAAAGTAACATGTGGTTCGATTCCTGgtttaaacaaacaaattaatttattatCAACATTAGGATTTGTTGATCTCTATAGCTACTCAATTATTGATAGTATAAGCAAGGAAACTGTGGTTCATAATTTAGATAGATTGTTACCATGGGTGATCAGTTCATCAATAAGATTGTTGTAATATTGTACACCCTTTGGGTTGACAGGTCCTCTTCCATCTGAGAGAAACAAGCCGAATATTGATTAAGTGCGTCAAAAGCTAAGAACAAGAAATTGTTACTTATTTTGTTTAATCTAAGTTACAATTCGTTGATCATGCATACTTGGGATAAGTCTTGACCATGAGATGGAAAATCTATATGCCTCCAAACCAGTATCCACCATTAGTTGGACATCTTCCTGAAATGGTTTGAATGAACTTGATCATGCATAAATCATATTCCAACTATAATCCATGATATAATGATGCGTAGTATAAAACAACAGCAGCATATTTCTAATTAGTATGATATTGATTTCTGCAATACAAAAGAACTAGTCCTGAATCGTCTAAACAAAAATTGAACTGGATCTTGCAGAGTATAGACCTTGTATTTGTGATACTGATCACACGCTACATCTCCAGTGGCTCCATCATAATTACCTGAAATTTTGGGAGTAAAGCTGTGAATTAATAAAGATCTTGATACATGTAAGTGATCGTGCAAGTTCAAACAATCAACAATATCAAATTCAATTATTGTTTAGTTGGTTTTAATTGATAACGATCAATTGTTTAACCCTCAACGAGTCAACATAAACATACATTCTTTTTACTTGGTTCACAATGATAAGAAATGTCACCTGGTTTCCAATTTACTGAGAAAATCACATCAGATTAGTAAATCAAGCTTGTCAATGGTTTTCAATAGTCAAATTCCAAATGTGAATAATATTTTACTCGCAAGTGTTGGGTTTTTGTTCTCCTCCCAAATTTCCTTGATTATTCTGCCcctattttcaattttcattttactTATATTAGCACTAAATGCTTCACCTCCTATGCCAAATTGATTGACTCGTTCAGAAGAAATTTACACATtagtttctcaaaaaaaaaaaaaatttacacattagtgattttggttttggtattTTAAAAGTTATGTAGAAGTCCATGGTGATTTTCTTATTTTCAAATGTATTTCTCTATCAGtgattttatttcaatttaaagaaaacttacttttttttttttaaccaaacgCCCCATAAGTGAGTTTGGTGAAACCATAATCACTCTCAAATAGGCTGTAACCTTTAGTTATATAACAATTTTCAACTAACCTAAACTAATCATATGAAAAGATGTATGTACTCTAACTGCGGACAGTCCAGTAGTACAATTGTTTAAATCTAAAATTGTTCACCTTGTCGATATATACAGCATCCTAAAGTTGCAATACTCTAACCTAATCAATTCTATTTGGATGCACTACATTCACACTTGCTAACTAACACTCTTGTAGATGGATCGTATAGTTTACTGTGAGATCCACCTGTGCTAATTTTATGGGTTTAAATATCATTATTCTAATCTAGTTAACCAAACATAGCTTCAATAAGCAAAACGAGGTCTTCACCTTTCACAAGTTATAAATTAGAAATGAAAAcagtaaataattaaaaatagtaATAACGAAAACAGTAAATAATTAACCACTCTAGACTTATGAACCGTTAGTTCTTGATTTTGCATTTTTGGACAAAGATTTAATGGTTAAAAATTCTAAAGTATCCTACCATACTTCTAAACAAGATAAAAAATCCATAATATTATATGGGAAATATGATAAAAATAGTGGAAGCTAACCCGCATGGGCATATGTGTCCAAGATGCTTGGGGTCCTTCCGTCTTGGTCTGCAGCACCTTCCACCTATTCATGTAGAATTAGTTTTGGACCAACCCCATTCATCagtttcttctcttcttttttcctaTTGATGCGTAGCACTAGTAATACATACAAAAGCATATATAGAGGCTTATATTATTGGCCAATATATCTAACTAATTATATCTTATTATCCCATATATACATATGcgtgtatgtatatatgcacATAGATGAATACATGTATACATAAGAAGAAAAACCTGATAAGCAGAGGAGGAAGCACCAAACACGAAGCCTGGAGGGAAGTCATCTCTGCTAAATTTATCAGCGCATAAAGAAAGCTTTACGAgaagaaaacacaaaaaaaatgaaactctCAACATGAGTAATAACACAAGTCCGCAGCAAGAACTCAGAAGGGAAGGAGTTTCAAAAGGCAAAAGTTAAAAAGAGATTTGAGTGGACACCCTTTAATTTGTTATCCGCAAAGCAAATTGTCGATTCCAGATCTTTCTTTATTATCTTTTCTATTGTATGGTTGTTGAGTAGACTCCTAGTCTTGTACGACTGGTTCGAAATAGCCAACAAGAAGAAACACAGGCAGATGGGGATAATACTCGGTCCTGACCGGTCAGGACGCAGCATTCCGAATTTGAGGTGGACCAATAGTATTGAAACAGCTGGCACTTTAAGCAACTTTTTATAATTAACCAAACACCCGCTATGTCCCTAACCAGACACTCCAAATTTCCTCTTCATCACTATCCAAGCACTCATCTTTCTTTCAACAAGAAGACAAGCAGACACCCCATCCATAAGTGTCAACAGACCACCGTGGCCTCGTCGGATCACCCATCGTTCGCGAGCTCCAAGCCCAAGGCTGCGCCAAACTTGTCCTCCGTACTCAGGTCGAGAGAGCAACCTCACTCGCCAAGCCGCTTCACCACCACGCCGCTGCAAAACTCGGGTATATGGGTTCGTGTTTAAAGTCGCCGCTGTAGATTTCATCGCTGCAATCTCACTGAGATCTCAATGCGATGTGGAGTCGACGCTTGGAGGAGGGATAAAAAATGATATCAACGAAGGGGAGCTTGGAGGAGGGTGGCTGGGGCCGAAGAAGAAGCCAACCCAGATAACATGGGAGATGGAGGGAGAAGGTGTTCTTGTTCTCACGGATTCAGAGGGAGGTGGAGGAAGAAGGTTTCTGTTTGGTCACGgtttaaagaaaaaattggaTGTTTGGTTACAATGATATCAAAGTTTTGAAACAAAACTGAAGGTAGGATATGAGTAAAATCGGGTACTAACTGATCAGTACCCAAGTATTGTCCGACAGTGGCGAGGTTGAAATGAACTTCACCATTCACGAAGAACTGGACTTGGCTGCTGCAAATTTAGAGtccaagttttaatttttttaatcaaaacttGAACACGTGTGCCAATCAGAATTAGGTGTAAGTAGCAGATGCTACTGAATTCTTCAGCAGCGAAGTTAAATCCATTCACGAATGAGGAGGTCCGTGGAAAAGTTGCCGTTCCAGATTAGGCTTGGATTTGAGATTGGATTAGGACCATAAttataaatattaatttatttatcaatagaaaaattaaaaaataatacttgcattctTCATTGGGGATGAGCCGAATGCCCCCATTTTCAAGTGAGTCCGTTTTTTACTCGCCTTTCTAACCTAAAGCGATGTTTGTTTCTTTCTAAAATCGTGCCACATGTTTTTTTTGCTCATGATTAATCAATGCATTTATTAAATATTGAGATTTTATTATAAACGGTTCCTAAAATTGATCTTTATTATTAAAATGATTCATGaacttgaaaatcaatcaatataaTCCTTGAAAATAAATGTTGCAAATCAATATAATTCTTCCGTCATAATTCTATTAAGTGTTGATACctttttttct
Protein-coding regions in this window:
- the LOC126588927 gene encoding beta-glucosidase 11-like isoform X1, whose protein sequence is MLLLMLRVSFFLCFLLIKLSLCADKYSRDDFPPGFVFGASSSAYQVEGAADQDGRTPSILDTYAHAGNYDGATGDVACDQYHKYKEDVQLMVDTGLEAYRFSISWSRLIPNGRGPVNPKGVQYYNNLIDELITHGIEPHVTLHHSDLPQALDDEYGGWVSRKIVKDFTTYADACFKNFGDRVLHWTTMNEPNVFILGGYDVGFLPPQRCSAPFGVNCSRGNSSTEPYMAAHYTLLAHASAARLYKKMYQDKQHGYIGINVFAYWFVPLTKTIEDELATQRAMDFYFGWVLNPLVFGDYPDVMKKIVGSRIPVFTSLESRIVKGSFDFIGLNYYNILNIKDYSSTLKMETRDFMADSAIKISPLDNGTTTFEYPITPWGLQELLEYIKENYGNPPIYIHENGQRTRRNSSLEDWGRVKFLQGHIQSLLEAIRNGSNSRGYLTWSFLDSLELLDGYESSYGLYYVDLEDPDLKRQPKLSAHWYSHFLKRKNVINFDEVLTSISNGYDIQ
- the LOC126588927 gene encoding beta-glucosidase 11-like isoform X5, whose product is MLRVSFFLCFLLVKLSLCADKFSRDDFPPGFVFGASSSAYQVEGAADQDGRTPSILDTYAHAGNYDGATGDVACDQYHKYKEDVQLMVDTGLEAYRFSISWSRLIPNGRGPVNPKGVQYYNNLIDELITHGIEPHVTLHHSDLPQALDDEYGGWVSRKIVKDFTTYADACFKNFGDRVLHWTTMNEPNVFILGGYDVGFLPPQRCSAPFGVNCSRGNSSTEPYMAAHYTLLAHASAARLYKKMYQDKQHGYIGINVFAYWFVPLTKTIEDELATQRAMDFYFGWVLNPLVFGDYPDVMKKIVGSRIPVFTSLESRIVKGSFDFIGLNYYNILNIKDYSSTLKMETRDFMADSAIKISPLDNGTTTFEYPITPWGLQELLEYIKENYGNPPIYIHENGQRTRRNSSLEDWGRVKFLQGHIQSLLEAIRNGSNSRGYLTWSFLDSLELLDGYESSYGLYYVDLEDPDLKRQPKLSAHWYSHFLKRKNVINFDEVLTSISNGYDIQ
- the LOC126588927 gene encoding beta-glucosidase 11-like isoform X6, which translates into the protein MVDTGLEAYRFSISWSRLIPNGRGPVNPKGVQYYNNLIDELITHGIEPHVTLHHSDLPQALDDEYGGWVSRKIVKDFTTYADACFKNFGDRVLHWTTMNEPNVFILGGYDVGFLPPQRCSAPFGVNCSRGNSSTEPYMAAHYTLLAHASAARLYKKMYQDKQHGYIGINVFAYWFVPLTKTIEDELATQRAMDFYFGWVLNPLVFGDYPDVMKKIVGSRIPVFTSLESRIVKGSFDFIGLNYYNILNIKDYSSTLKMETRDFMADSAIKISPLDNGTTTFEYPITPWGLQELLEYIKENYGNPPIYIHENGQRTRRNSSLEDWGRVKFLQGHIQSLLEAIRNGSNSRGYLTWSFLDSLELLDGYESSYGLYYVDLEDPDLKRQPKLSAHWYSHFLKRKNVINFDEVLTSISNGYDIQ
- the LOC126588927 gene encoding beta-glucosidase 11-like isoform X2, with the translated sequence MLLLMLRVSFFLCFLLIKLSLCADKYSRDDFPPGFVFGASSSAYQVEGAADQDGRTPSILDTYAHAGHFDGATGDVACDQYHKYKEDVQLMVDTGLEAYRFSISWSRLIPNGRGPVNPKGVQYYNNLIDELITHGIEPHVTLHHSDLPQALDDEYGGWVSRKIVKDFTTYADACFKNFGDRVLHWTTMNEPNVFILGGYDVGFLPPQRCSAPFGVNCSRGNSSTEPYMAAHYTLLAHASAARLYKKMYQDKQHGYIGINVFAYWFVPLTKTIEDELATQRAMDFYFGWVLNPLVFGDYPDVMKKIVGSRIPVFTSLESRIVKGSFDFIGLNYYNILNIKDYSSTLKMETRDFMADSAIKISPLDNGTTTFEYPITPWGLQELLEYIKENYGNPPIYIHENGQRTRRNSSLEDWGRVKFLQGHIQSLLEAIRNGSNSRGYLTWSFLDSLELLDGYESSYGLYYVDLEDPDLKRQPKLSAHWYSHFLKRKNVINFDEVLTSISNGYDIQ